A region of the Pseudonocardia cypriaca genome:
CCTCGGCGCTCGGGCGGGCTTCGGCCAGGACCTCCGCGCGAACCACAGCAGGACGATCAGCAGCACGGTGAACCAGACGTAGGTGCCGTCGACGAGCTGCTGCAGCGGCGTCCACGTCAGTTCCTGCTCCCCGCCGCGCGGGTGGACGAACTGGTGCGGGGCGACGACGAACACCGCCGCCATCGCCACCGTGGCCGCCGTCCACACGGCCGAGCGCTTCGCCCACGCGGTGGCCGCGGCGACGAGCAGCGCGGGCGCCACCCACACCCAGTGGTGCGACCACGACGTCGGGGAGACCAGCAGCCCGACGGCCGCGAGCGCGACGAGTGCGAGCGGCGCGGGCGCCCGCCGGATCGCGGGCGCCGCGAGCGCGAACAGCCCGGCCGACAGCAGGAGCCAGGTGGCGGTCCGCGCCGTGCCGTCGACCCCGGCCCGCACCAGCATCGCCTCGAACGTCTGGTTGCTGAAGAACGGCGACCCGCTCACCCCGCCCGCGGGGTCGGACCAGAACTCCCACGACTGCGCGGGCGCCACGACGAAGCCGATCACCGTGGCGACCGTGCCGGAGACCGCGGCCGTGGCGGCGGCCCGGTAGTCCCGTCGCAGGAGGAAGAAGAGCACGAAGACCGCGGGCGTCAGCTTGATCGCGGCGGCGATGCCGATGAGCATGCCGCGGGGCCACTTCGTCCTGGGTACGAGGCAGTCGAGGGCGACCAGCGCCATCAGCACGAGGTTGATCTGCCCGAACTCGATGGTCTGCAGCACCGGTTCGAGCCCGAACGCCGGCCGGCCCGGGACCGGGTGGTCGAAGTCGATGGCCCGGCCCGGCTCGACGGCCAGTGCCAGCGGCAACGCGATGGACGCCACCGACAGCGCGCCGGCCCGCCCGACGGACGGCCACAGCCGCCGTGTGAAGACGTACAGCGTGACGCCGAGCGACAGCGCCGAGAGCCCGAGCAGCGCCACCCAGGCGACGAGCCACGGTACGACCGCGAGCGGCACCATCAGCAGCGCCGCGAACGGCGGGTAGATGAACGGCAGCGCGATGTGGCCCGAGGTCTCGGGCAGCGACCCGTAGAGGTCACCGCCGGCCAGCCAGGCCTGCACCCCGAACCGGTAGACCTCCAGGTCGATGTGCCGGCCGCCGGTGTGGGCCACGAGCCCGGCCAGCGCGAGCGCCAACAAGGGCACGGTGACCGGCAGCACGCGCGACGGCGTGCGGAGGACCTGGAGCAGCCGCGGAGCGACCGGCGTGCGTGCGGTCGACGCGCGGACAACCGTCACGCTGGTCTCCCTCCCCTGCCTCAGCTCCCCCGCCACGGTAGCCCGACCGGGGGGCCGGACGACCGCCACCCCTGTCGCCCGGCACCGCGCGAGCGAGGCGCAGAGCTCAGCGGATCCCGGCCGCGTCCATCCCCCGCAGCTCCTTCTTGAGATCGGCGATCTCGTCGCGCAGCCGGGCGGCGAGCTCGAACTGCAGGTCGCGGGCGGCGGCGAGCATCTGGTCGGACAGCTGCTGGACCAGGTCGGCCAGCTCGGCGCGGGGCATGTTGGCGGTGTCGCGCCGCGCGACGATGCCCGAGCTGGCGGCCGGGGCGCGGCCGGGCTCGCCCGCGGCCCGCTTGCCGCGGGACTGGTTGCGCCCGGACCCTCCGACCGGGACCTCCTCGGCCTCGCGGTAGACCTGGTCGAGGATGTCGGCGATCTTCTTGCGCAGCGGCTGCGGGTCGAGCCCGTTGGCCTCGTTGTAGGCGACCTGCTTGGCGCGGCGGCGGTCGGTCTCGTCGATGGCGTACTGCATCGAGTCGGTGATCTTATCGGCGTACATGTGCACCTCGCCCGAGACGTTCCGGGCGGCGCGGCCGATCGTCTGGATGAGCGACGTGCCGGAGCGGAGGAAGCCCTCCTTGTCGGCGTCGAGGATCGCGACGAGCGAGACCTCGGGCAGGTCGAGACCCTCGCGGAGCAGGTTGATGCCGACCAGCACGTCGAACTCGCCGAGCCGCAACTGCCGCAGCAGCTCGACGCGGCGCAGGGTGTCGACCTCGGAGTGCAGGTAGCGCACCCGGATGCCCAGCTCGAGCAGGTAGTCGGTGAGGTCCTCTGCCATCTTCTTGGTGAGCGTGGTGACCAGCACCCGCTCGTCGCGCTCGCAGCGCTCCCGGATCTCGTGCACCAGGTCGTCGATCTGACCCTTGGTGGGCTTGACCACGACCTTCGGGTCGACGAGACCGGTGGGCCGGATGACCTGCTCGACGAACTCGCCACCGGTGCGGGACAGCTCGTACGGGCCGGGGGTGGCCGAGAGGTAGAGCGTCTGGCCGATCCGGTCGGTGAACTCCTCCCACGTCAGCGGCCGGTTGTCGACCGCGGACGGCAGCCGGAACCCGAACTCGACGAGGTTGCGCTTGCGCGACATGTCGCCCTCGTACATCCCGCCGATCTGCGGGACCGTCTGGTGGGACTCGTCGATGACCAGCAGGAAGTCGTCGGGGAAGTAGTCGATGAGCGTGGCGGGCGCCGAGCCGGGACCGCGGCCGTCGATGTGGCGCGAGTAGTTCTCGATGCCCGAGCAGAACCCGACCTGGCGGATCATCTCGATGTCGTACTGGGTGCGCATGCGCAGCCGCTGCGCCTCGAGCATCTTGCCCTGCCGCTCGAACTCGGCGACCCGCTCCTCCAGCTCGGCCTCGATGTCGCGCACGGCGCGCTCCATCCGCTCCGGGCCCGCGACGTAGTGGGTGGCCGGGAAGATGCGCACGTCGTCGACCTGGCGCAGGACGTCGCCGGTGAGCGGGTGCAGGTAGTACAGCGCCTCGATCTCGTCGCCGAAGAACTCGATGCGGATCGCGAGCTCCTCGTACGCCGGGATGATCTCGACCGTGTCGCCGCGCACCCGGAACGTGCC
Encoded here:
- a CDS encoding glycosyltransferase family 87 protein, with amino-acid sequence MTVVRASTARTPVAPRLLQVLRTPSRVLPVTVPLLALALAGLVAHTGGRHIDLEVYRFGVQAWLAGGDLYGSLPETSGHIALPFIYPPFAALLMVPLAVVPWLVAWVALLGLSALSLGVTLYVFTRRLWPSVGRAGALSVASIALPLALAVEPGRAIDFDHPVPGRPAFGLEPVLQTIEFGQINLVLMALVALDCLVPRTKWPRGMLIGIAAAIKLTPAVFVLFFLLRRDYRAAATAAVSGTVATVIGFVVAPAQSWEFWSDPAGGVSGSPFFSNQTFEAMLVRAGVDGTARTATWLLLSAGLFALAAPAIRRAPAPLALVALAAVGLLVSPTSWSHHWVWVAPALLVAAATAWAKRSAVWTAATVAMAAVFVVAPHQFVHPRGGEQELTWTPLQQLVDGTYVWFTVLLIVLLWFARRSWPKPARAPRTG
- the uvrB gene encoding excinuclease ABC subunit UvrB; this translates as MAFATEVPGSAALPDVPVAHSEFRPVGDVPRTGGRFEVVSPYQPAGDQPAAIDELERRIKAGEQDVVLLGATGTGKSATTAWLIERLQRPTLVMAPNKTLAAQLANELREMLPNNAVEYFVSYYDYYQPEAYIAQTDTYIEKDSSINQDVERLRHSATMNLLSRRDVVVVASVSCIYGLGTPQSYLDRSVKLEVGGSVERDALLRALVDVQYTRNDLAFNRGTFRVRGDTVEIIPAYEELAIRIEFFGDEIEALYYLHPLTGDVLRQVDDVRIFPATHYVAGPERMERAVRDIEAELEERVAEFERQGKMLEAQRLRMRTQYDIEMIRQVGFCSGIENYSRHIDGRGPGSAPATLIDYFPDDFLLVIDESHQTVPQIGGMYEGDMSRKRNLVEFGFRLPSAVDNRPLTWEEFTDRIGQTLYLSATPGPYELSRTGGEFVEQVIRPTGLVDPKVVVKPTKGQIDDLVHEIRERCERDERVLVTTLTKKMAEDLTDYLLELGIRVRYLHSEVDTLRRVELLRQLRLGEFDVLVGINLLREGLDLPEVSLVAILDADKEGFLRSGTSLIQTIGRAARNVSGEVHMYADKITDSMQYAIDETDRRRAKQVAYNEANGLDPQPLRKKIADILDQVYREAEEVPVGGSGRNQSRGKRAAGEPGRAPAASSGIVARRDTANMPRAELADLVQQLSDQMLAAARDLQFELAARLRDEIADLKKELRGMDAAGIR